A DNA window from Borrelia sp. HM contains the following coding sequences:
- a CDS encoding tetratricopeptide repeat protein has protein sequence MNKIRSLPILIILILLLIASFGGLGYYVYKKRLNKNNQEIMLNEVKNSIMERNYKKAHSITKILKNKYPQNTDIAILENTLSELANNSPFESKDLQRDTANQILDKIQGKEQSIPINNENSEIAFNNKYIKDTTKTENYADRKNDTGIENEDILEFKQNTIPENLNKNKISNYEKPKNLDSTKHIEHKKNQFNLKKLKESLNKELNKAESFQQDISKQVLEKHKQNEDKIIQKKIDDLKENKINQNLNTKKRDPIVKPEIKINSTDIKKTSILQNQITKKIDRPYSYIIKKTLYEILDNINTGNPLFAKKRLNELIQKGLSDKFNKINDLIDKSQTQEAANLLIKLIKQDIEPNLANLATNNLANTEKAPFNKELFKKEQHKKEKPKLKRLSIDDQTSTEKNLKTRTDNSNQSINDLESLKMIALASERHQNFKKAEEIYDKIASITQNEEDYYKIGVIKFKLNKYEESIQAFDKTISLNPKHKKAYANKGTNLILLNKLKEAIEVFNKAIAIDPNYDIAYYQKGIAEEKNNDKQNAFLSLKKAYDITKNPYYALQAGIIANHMGNFKDSEKYLDKAIASIKEKNDIMFYNLAISKFENNNINDSLKIINKAININPQKPEYLYLKASIYLNKKDYNKAIPLYNNVISKNPENITAHINLAIAYENSGNILKAIEILEKIRNKNHLLALNNLGILYKKQKNYQKAIEIFQKAESLSSLEAKYNLATTFIDIKDNKRATKKLQEYIKENPNNPEALHALGIIEYDNNKNDTILRDVIKKFPNYKHNNIIMQIINK, from the coding sequence ATGAATAAAATAAGAAGCTTACCTATACTAATAATTTTAATATTATTACTTATTGCTTCATTTGGAGGCCTTGGTTATTATGTGTATAAAAAACGTCTAAACAAAAACAACCAAGAAATAATGTTAAATGAAGTAAAAAATAGTATTATGGAGAGAAATTATAAAAAAGCACACTCAATAACAAAAATTCTAAAAAATAAATACCCACAAAATACAGACATTGCAATCCTTGAAAATACTTTATCAGAACTTGCAAATAATAGCCCATTTGAATCAAAAGATTTACAAAGAGATACTGCTAATCAAATACTAGATAAAATACAAGGAAAGGAACAATCAATACCAATAAATAATGAAAATTCCGAGATTGCTTTCAATAATAAATATATAAAAGACACTACAAAAACAGAAAATTATGCAGATAGAAAAAATGATACTGGTATTGAAAACGAAGATATTTTAGAATTCAAACAAAACACAATACCTGAGAATCTAAATAAAAATAAAATCTCAAATTATGAAAAGCCAAAAAACCTAGATAGCACTAAACATATTGAACACAAAAAAAATCAATTTAACTTAAAAAAATTAAAAGAAAGTCTAAATAAAGAATTAAATAAAGCTGAAAGCTTCCAACAAGATATCTCAAAACAAGTTTTAGAAAAACACAAACAAAATGAAGATAAAATTATCCAAAAGAAGATAGATGACTTGAAAGAAAATAAAATAAATCAAAATCTAAATACTAAGAAAAGAGATCCTATTGTAAAACCAGAAATTAAAATAAACAGCACAGATATAAAAAAAACTTCCATTTTACAAAATCAAATAACTAAAAAAATAGATAGGCCTTATAGTTATATTATAAAAAAAACACTCTATGAGATATTAGATAATATTAATACCGGAAATCCTTTATTTGCTAAAAAAAGACTTAATGAACTCATTCAAAAAGGATTAAGTGATAAATTTAATAAAATTAATGATCTAATTGATAAATCACAAACTCAAGAAGCTGCTAATCTCTTAATCAAATTAATAAAACAAGATATTGAACCAAATTTAGCTAACTTAGCAACTAACAACTTAGCTAACACAGAAAAAGCTCCTTTTAACAAGGAGCTTTTCAAAAAAGAACAACATAAAAAAGAAAAACCTAAGCTAAAAAGACTTTCAATAGACGATCAAACCTCAACAGAAAAAAATCTCAAAACCCGTACAGATAATTCCAATCAATCTATAAACGATTTAGAATCTCTTAAAATGATAGCATTAGCAAGTGAGAGACATCAAAATTTTAAAAAGGCTGAAGAAATTTATGACAAAATTGCAAGCATTACACAAAACGAAGAAGATTACTATAAAATTGGAGTGATAAAATTTAAACTAAACAAATATGAAGAATCAATACAAGCATTTGATAAAACAATATCACTAAATCCAAAACATAAAAAGGCATATGCAAATAAAGGAACAAACTTAATATTATTAAACAAACTAAAAGAAGCAATTGAGGTTTTCAATAAAGCAATTGCAATCGATCCAAACTATGATATTGCATACTACCAAAAAGGAATAGCAGAAGAAAAAAACAATGACAAACAAAATGCTTTTTTAAGTTTGAAAAAAGCTTACGATATTACTAAAAATCCTTATTACGCCCTTCAGGCAGGAATTATTGCAAACCATATGGGTAACTTTAAAGACAGTGAAAAATATCTAGATAAAGCAATAGCTTCAATAAAAGAAAAAAATGATATTATGTTTTACAACTTAGCAATATCAAAATTTGAAAATAATAATATTAATGACTCATTAAAAATTATCAATAAAGCTATTAACATAAATCCGCAAAAACCTGAATACCTATATTTAAAAGCATCCATTTATCTAAATAAAAAAGATTATAATAAAGCAATACCACTTTATAATAATGTAATTTCCAAAAATCCTGAAAATATTACAGCTCATATAAACTTAGCAATAGCATACGAAAATTCAGGCAATATACTAAAAGCAATTGAAATTCTTGAAAAAATTAGAAATAAGAATCATTTACTAGCATTAAACAATCTTGGCATACTTTACAAAAAACAAAAAAACTATCAAAAAGCAATTGAAATTTTCCAAAAAGCAGAATCTCTCTCAAGTCTTGAAGCAAAATATAATCTTGCAACTACCTTTATTGATATAAAAGATAATAAAAGAGCTACTAAAAAATTACAAGAATATATAAAAGAAAATCCAAACAATCCAGAAGCCTTACACGCTTTAGGCATAATAGAATACGATAATAATAAAAATGATACAATACTTAGAGATGTTATTAAAAAATTTCCTAATTACAAACATAACAATATAATAATGCAAATAATAAATAAATGA
- the mutL gene encoding DNA mismatch repair endonuclease MutL, whose amino-acid sequence MNKIKFLDKTLVQKIAAGEVIDRPCSVLRELLDNAIDSEADKIEVFLEEGGIRRILIIDNGSGISKEDLKICYLPHTTSKITEEQDLEKIKTLGFRGEALSSIAICSNLTITSSITGENSYQIEVENGVEKYFKKQSAINGTIIDITNLFYNFPARKRFLKKDSVETKMCIKVFEEKAVTHPNIDFKLSINNELRKVYFKESLIDRVQSVYGEMIENNKFGKVTAEYENVKMKIFFAPPNFSRNDRRNIKIFINRRPIEEKSILEAIIEGHRRILTNRNFPICYLFLEIDPRCIDFNIHPQKKEVRFFNLPFLPKQIANNINAFFDREKKEILQDYHNIIIKRQLTNDAHLLQSEHDSTNPDFQNYEIINNKEFVLNAPQDNKITNIIEDKVKFESQNLIHKDKPSFKNHIQNIFLQTSTTINEIQKPIEKHIFRYMGQLFSEFLIVENYDEVYFIDQHALHEKIIYKNLINSKKTIQNLLVPIKFQVDSEDTNKILESELEEYIKIDIIVTKINNQTYQLESIPNICNKYEHIIIQFLKTRKSKIIDSLETELYATLACRQAIKRNDTISSEFSKFLINEFFNLKLKHCPHGRKIYHKFSKFELEKSVNRK is encoded by the coding sequence ATGAATAAAATCAAATTCCTAGATAAAACTTTAGTACAAAAAATAGCAGCAGGAGAAGTCATAGATAGACCTTGCTCTGTTTTAAGAGAATTGCTTGACAACGCAATAGATTCTGAAGCAGATAAAATTGAAGTTTTTCTTGAAGAAGGTGGTATACGCAGAATACTAATAATTGATAATGGTAGTGGGATAAGTAAAGAGGATTTAAAAATATGCTACCTACCCCATACAACCTCAAAAATCACTGAAGAACAAGACCTTGAAAAAATAAAAACACTAGGATTTAGAGGAGAAGCTCTATCAAGTATAGCTATTTGTTCAAATCTTACAATAACAAGTTCAATTACAGGAGAAAACAGTTACCAAATTGAAGTTGAGAATGGAGTTGAAAAGTATTTTAAAAAGCAATCTGCAATAAATGGCACAATAATAGATATTACAAATCTATTTTATAATTTTCCTGCAAGAAAAAGATTCCTAAAAAAAGATTCTGTTGAAACAAAAATGTGCATAAAAGTTTTTGAAGAAAAAGCTGTCACTCATCCCAATATTGACTTTAAACTAAGTATAAATAATGAGCTAAGAAAAGTTTATTTTAAAGAAAGCCTCATAGACAGAGTGCAAAGCGTATATGGAGAAATGATCGAAAACAATAAATTTGGAAAAGTAACAGCTGAATATGAAAATGTAAAAATGAAGATCTTTTTTGCTCCTCCTAATTTTTCAAGAAACGACAGGCGAAATATAAAAATATTTATAAATAGAAGACCCATCGAAGAAAAAAGCATACTAGAAGCAATTATTGAAGGACATAGAAGAATACTAACTAACAGAAATTTTCCAATATGTTATTTATTTTTAGAAATAGATCCCAGATGTATTGATTTTAATATACATCCTCAAAAAAAAGAAGTAAGATTTTTTAACTTACCATTTCTGCCTAAACAAATTGCAAACAATATTAACGCATTCTTTGATAGAGAAAAAAAAGAAATTTTACAAGATTATCATAATATAATAATAAAAAGACAATTAACAAATGATGCTCATCTATTACAATCTGAACATGATTCAACAAACCCAGATTTTCAAAATTATGAAATTATAAACAATAAAGAATTCGTTCTAAATGCACCACAGGATAATAAAATAACAAATATAATAGAAGATAAAGTAAAATTTGAAAGTCAAAATCTAATTCATAAAGATAAACCATCATTTAAAAATCACATACAAAATATTTTTCTACAAACATCTACAACAATAAACGAAATTCAAAAACCAATAGAAAAGCATATATTTAGATATATGGGGCAACTATTCTCAGAATTCCTAATAGTAGAAAACTATGATGAAGTCTATTTTATAGATCAGCATGCACTTCATGAAAAAATCATATATAAAAATCTAATCAATTCAAAAAAAACTATCCAAAATCTTTTAGTACCAATTAAATTTCAAGTAGATTCTGAAGATACAAATAAAATATTAGAAAGCGAATTAGAAGAATATATCAAAATAGACATTATAGTTACCAAAATAAACAATCAAACCTATCAACTAGAATCAATTCCCAATATTTGCAACAAGTATGAACATATTATTATTCAATTTTTAAAAACAAGAAAAAGCAAAATCATTGATTCTTTGGAAACCGAATTATATGCAACACTTGCATGTAGACAAGCCATTAAACGCAATGATACAATAAGTTCTGAATTTAGTAAATTTTTAATAAATGAATTTTTCAATCTCAAGCTAAAGCATTGTCCACATGGAAGAAAAATTTACCATAAGTTTTCCAAATTTGAGCTTGAAAAGAGTGTAAATAGAAAATAA
- a CDS encoding tetratricopeptide repeat protein yields the protein MKKFLLPLKNLFISLILLLNSNLGYSQRLIKIGQEEIKSKNYPQAIKILSEAIQKYPTVQNGYYFLAIAYRENNQLTEAEGALLDGIAIGGDIDYKLYFELGNIMFKRGEGYYNLAIKYYSNSIKKMPNYDKALLNRANSYVEQGKINFKQKDYKNSWDAYTMAIHDYSQFITLRYESEKRQSILHMIDLLRNKKAKLEKIDKSLKNRSEQMIKEQQKEKDENKTKEQQQDKTKQIQQQDKTKQQQQDKTKQIQQQDKTKQIQQQDKTKQIQQQDKTKEQQQDKTKEQQQDKTKQIQQQDKTKQQQQDKTKQQQQDKTKQIQQQDKTKQQQQDKTKQQQQDKTKQIQQQQDKTKQIQQDKTKQIQQQQDKTKQIQQDKTKQQQQDKTKQIQQDKTKQIQQQDKTKQQQQDKTKQIQQQDKTKQIQQQQDKTKQIQQDKTQQQQQDKTQQQQQDKTKQIQQQDKTKQIQQQQDKTKQIQQQDKTKQIQQQQDKTKQIQQQQDKTKRDKTKDHLQNKNTMIKKEFEDNLKTDSLIELDKINWQEELNIDE from the coding sequence ATGAAAAAATTCTTATTACCGCTTAAAAATTTATTCATCTCACTAATTTTACTATTGAATTCAAATCTCGGGTATTCACAAAGATTAATTAAAATTGGACAAGAAGAAATAAAAAGTAAAAACTACCCACAAGCAATCAAAATACTCAGCGAAGCTATACAGAAATATCCAACAGTACAAAATGGATACTATTTCTTAGCAATAGCTTATAGAGAAAATAATCAATTAACAGAAGCAGAGGGAGCATTACTAGATGGAATTGCAATAGGGGGAGATATTGATTATAAACTATATTTTGAACTAGGTAACATAATGTTTAAACGAGGAGAGGGTTATTATAATTTAGCAATTAAATATTATTCTAACTCAATTAAAAAAATGCCTAATTATGACAAAGCACTACTTAATAGAGCAAACTCCTATGTAGAACAAGGAAAAATTAATTTTAAGCAAAAAGATTATAAAAATTCATGGGATGCATACACTATGGCAATCCATGATTATTCTCAATTTATTACATTAAGATATGAAAGTGAAAAAAGACAATCTATTCTCCATATGATAGATCTTTTAAGAAATAAAAAAGCAAAACTTGAAAAAATTGATAAAAGTCTAAAAAATAGAAGTGAACAAATGATTAAAGAACAACAAAAAGAAAAAGACGAAAACAAGACAAAAGAACAACAACAAGATAAGACAAAACAAATACAACAACAAGATAAGACAAAACAACAACAACAAGATAAAACAAAACAAATACAACAACAAGATAAGACAAAACAAATACAACAACAAGATAAGACAAAACAAATACAACAACAAGATAAGACAAAAGAACAACAACAAGATAAGACAAAAGAACAACAACAAGATAAGACAAAACAAATACAACAACAAGATAAGACAAAACAACAACAACAAGATAAGACAAAACAACAACAACAAGATAAGACAAAACAAATACAACAACAAGATAAGACAAAACAACAACAACAAGATAAGACAAAACAACAACAACAAGATAAGACAAAACAAATACAACAACAGCAAGATAAAACAAAACAAATACAACAAGATAAGACAAAACAAATACAACAACAGCAAGATAAAACAAAACAAATACAACAAGATAAGACAAAACAACAACAACAAGATAAAACAAAACAAATACAACAAGATAAGACAAAACAAATACAACAACAAGATAAGACAAAACAACAACAACAAGATAAAACAAAACAAATACAACAACAAGATAAGACAAAACAAATACAACAACAGCAAGATAAAACAAAACAAATACAACAAGATAAGACACAACAACAACAACAAGATAAGACACAACAACAACAACAAGATAAAACAAAACAAATACAACAACAAGATAAGACAAAACAAATACAACAACAGCAAGATAAAACAAAACAAATACAACAACAAGATAAGACAAAACAAATACAACAACAGCAAGATAAGACAAAACAAATACAACAACAGCAAGATAAGACAAAACGGGATAAGACAAAGGATCATCTACAAAATAAAAACACAATGATTAAAAAAGAATTTGAAGACAATTTAAAAACGGATTCTTTAATTGAATTAGACAAAATTAATTGGCAAGAGGAGTTAAATATAGATGAATAA